A genomic window from Quercus lobata isolate SW786 chromosome 10, ValleyOak3.0 Primary Assembly, whole genome shotgun sequence includes:
- the LOC115962926 gene encoding 2-alkenal reductase (NADP(+)-dependent)-like, which produces MASGGGDNELEVSNKQVIFKNYVSGFPKESDMYLNTNGTIKLKVPEGSNGLLVKNLHLSCDPYMCNLMKKPISSTTNSFEPGSPIFGFGVAKVVDSGNPKFKKGDLVWGNTGWEEYSLITDVQNLLNIEHTDVPLSYYTGILGMPGLTAYSGFYEVCSPKKGEYVFISAASGAVGQLVGQFAKLLGCYVVGSAGSKEKVDLLKNKFKFDEAFNYKEEPDFDAALKRYFPEGIDIYFENVGGKMLDVVLLNMKTHGRIAVCVMISQYNLEKLEGVHNLVHMIYKRVHMKAFVFSDYHHLYPKFLDLVLPHIAEGKIVYLEDMAEGLESGPAALVGLFSGLNVGKQVVLVAQE; this is translated from the exons ATGgctagtggtggtggtgataaTGAGCTAGAAGTGAGCAACAAGCAAGTGATCTTCAAGAACTATGTGTCTGGTTTCCCTAAAGAATCAGACATGTACCTTAACACCAATGGTACCATAAAGTTGAAGGTCCCAGAAGGTTCAAATGGGCTTTTGGTGAAGAATCTGCACCTGTCCTGCGATCCTTATATGTGTAATCTTATGAAGAAGCCAATCAGTTCCACCACCAATTCCTTTGAGCCCGGTTCG CCCATTTTTGGATTTGGTGTGGCAAAAGTTGTAGATTCTGGGAATCCAAAATTCAAGAAAGGTGACTTAGTTTGGGGAAATACTGGATGGGAAGAATATAGTTTGATAACAGATGTTCAGAATTTGCTTAATATCGAACACACTGATGTGCCACTGTCCTACTATACTGGTATTCTTG GTATGCCTGGTTTAACTGCTTATAGTGGTTTTTATGAGGTTTGCTCTCCTAAGAAAGGAGAGTATGTCTTCATTTCAGCAGCTTCTGGGGCAGTTGGTCAGCTTGTTGGGCAGTTTGCAAAGCTGTTAGGCTGCTATGTTGTTGGAAGTGCTGGAAGCAAAGAAAAA GTTGATTTGCTGAAGAACAAATTCAAGTTCGATGAGGCTTTCAACTATAAAGAAGAACCTGACTTCGATGCAGCTTTGAAAAG GTACTTTCCTGAAGGTATCGATATTTACTTTGAGAATGTTGGGGGAAAAATGCTTGATGTAGTGCTACTCAATATGAAGACCCATGGTCgcattgctgtttgtgtaatgATCTCACAGTACAACCTTGAGAAGCTGGAAGGTGTGCACAATTTAGTGCACATGATTTACAAACGGGTTCATATGAAAGCATTTGTGTTTTCTGATTACCATCACCTTTACCCGAAGTTTCTGGATTTAGTTCTGCCTCACATTGCTGAAGGGAAGATTGTATATTTGGAAGACATGGCTGAAGGCCTTGAGAGTGGTCCAGCAGCCCTTGTTGGGCTATTTTCTGGCCTCAATGTTGGTAAACAGGTAGTTTTAGTTGCTCAAGAATGA
- the LOC115965115 gene encoding 2-alkenal reductase (NADP(+)-dependent)-like, translating to MASGGGDNELEVSNKQVIFKDYVSGFPKESDMYLKTNGTIKLKVPEGSNGLLVKNLYLSCDPYMRNRMKKSTDSLVPGSPIVGFGVAKVVDSGNPKFKKGDLVWGRTGWEEYSLITDVQDLFKIEHTDVPLSYYTGILVGLPDQWAASLTSIFLFAFVFFLYPFCNKVDLLKNKLKFDEAFNYKEESDLDAALKRYFPEGIDIYFENVGGKMLDAVLLNMRTHGRIAVCGMISQYNLEEPEGVYNLTHMIYKRVHMKAFVAFDYYHLYPKFLDLVLPHIAEGNIVYLEDIADGLESGPAALVGLLSGLNVGKQVVLVAQE from the exons ATGGCaagtggtggtggtgataaTGAGCTAGAAGTGAGCAACAAGCAAGTGATCTTCAAGGACTATGTGTCTGGTTTCCCTAAAGAATCAGACATGTACCTTAAAACCAATGGTACCATAAAGTTGAAAGTCCCAGAAGGTTCAAATGGGCTTTTAGTGAAGAATCTGTACCTGTCCTGTGATCCTTATATGCGTAATCGTATGAAGAAGTCAACCGATTCCTTGGTGCCCGGTTCG CCCATTGTTGGATTTGGTGTGGCAAAAGTTGTAGATTCTGGGAATCCAAAATTCAAGAAAGGTGACTTAGTTTGGGGAAGAACTGGATGGGAAGAATATAGTTTGATTACAGATGTTCAGGATTTGTTTAAAATCGAACACACTGATGTGCCACTGTCCTACTATACTGGTATTCTTG TTGGTCTGCCTGACCAGTGGGCAGCCTCACTAACCAGCATTTTTctgtttgcttttgtttttttcctttatccTTTCTGCAACAAGGTTGATTTGCTGAAGAACAAACTCAAGTTTGATGAGGCATTCAACTATAAAGAAGAGTCTGACTTGGATGCAGCTTTGAAAAG GTACTTTCCTGAAGGTATTGATATTTACTTTGAGAATGTTGGGGGAAAAATGCTTGATGCAGTGCTACTCAACATGAGGACCCACGGTCGCATTGCTGTTTGTGGCATGATCTCACAGTACAACCTTGAGGAGCCGGAAGGTGTGTACAATTTAACGCACATGATTTACAAACGGGTTCATATGAAAGCATTTGTGGCTTTTGATTACTATCACCTTTACCCGAAGTTTCTGGATTTGGTTCTGCCTCACATTGCTGAAGGGAATATTGTATATTTGGAAGACATAGCTGATGGCCTTGAGAGTGGTCCAGCAGCCCTTGTTGGGCTATTGTCTGGCCTCAATGTTGGTAAACAGGTAGTTTTAGTTGCTCAAGAATGA